One window from the genome of Sphingomonas lacunae encodes:
- a CDS encoding HAD-IA family hydrolase — MSSQRLALFDCDGTLADSQHEIVTAMTEAFAALNLDCPPPQSVRAIIGLSVPRAIRMLAPDLDDAMQDRLSDAYRDAYFAARTTAGAQPEPLYDGIVAMLDQLTADGWLLGVATGKSQRGLLRLLGAHGIGDRFVTLQTADFHPSKPHPSMVEAALAETGCTARSTVVIGDTAFDMAMAQAAGALALGVGWGYHEADDLVAHGAMMVAEQVGDIPALLHSLLDIPA, encoded by the coding sequence ATGAGCAGCCAGCGCCTTGCCCTGTTTGACTGCGACGGAACGCTGGCAGACAGCCAGCATGAGATTGTCACCGCAATGACAGAGGCGTTTGCCGCGCTGAACCTTGACTGCCCGCCACCGCAATCGGTCCGCGCGATCATCGGGCTCAGCGTGCCGCGCGCCATCCGGATGCTGGCGCCCGACCTGGACGATGCCATGCAAGACCGGCTGTCAGATGCCTATCGCGACGCCTACTTCGCCGCACGGACGACCGCTGGCGCGCAGCCTGAGCCTCTCTATGACGGGATCGTCGCGATGCTCGATCAGCTGACGGCAGATGGATGGCTGCTCGGCGTTGCCACTGGCAAGTCCCAACGCGGCCTGCTTCGCCTGTTGGGCGCGCACGGCATAGGTGACCGCTTCGTCACCTTGCAGACTGCCGATTTCCACCCGTCCAAACCTCACCCCTCGATGGTGGAGGCGGCTTTGGCCGAAACCGGCTGCACGGCGCGATCGACCGTCGTCATTGGCGATACCGCCTTTGACATGGCCATGGCGCAGGCAGCGGGCGCGCTCGCGCTTGGCGTTGGCTGGGGCTATCATGAGGCTGACGATCTTGTTGCCCATGGCGCGATGATGGTGGCCGAACAGGTTGGCGACATTCCCGCGTTACTTCATTCCCTTCTGGATATACCGGCATGA
- a CDS encoding PaaI family thioesterase — MSDAPPTFVFDPARMFRTMEKYGHSHALGLKYVAHGQDWAEIRMPWKAELVGDAAAQTLSTGAIIGLMDMCAGVSVWTRLSVFRPQATLDLRIDYMRAAAPRADLVAHCECYRVARDIAFVRGLAHDGDMADPVATMAASFMFTGPPMPPRGSKGNPLPDHAAKAERGA, encoded by the coding sequence ATGAGCGATGCACCGCCCACCTTTGTGTTTGATCCCGCCCGCATGTTCCGGACGATGGAGAAATATGGGCACAGTCATGCGCTGGGTCTCAAATATGTCGCCCATGGCCAGGATTGGGCCGAAATCCGCATGCCGTGGAAAGCCGAACTGGTCGGCGACGCTGCGGCTCAGACCCTGTCGACCGGAGCGATCATCGGCCTGATGGACATGTGCGCCGGCGTATCGGTATGGACCCGCCTGTCGGTGTTCCGGCCACAGGCGACGCTTGATCTCAGGATCGATTACATGCGTGCGGCTGCACCGCGTGCCGATCTCGTCGCCCATTGCGAATGCTATCGTGTCGCCCGGGACATCGCCTTTGTCCGGGGCCTCGCCCATGATGGGGACATGGCGGACCCCGTTGCTACCATGGCTGCGAGCTTCATGTTTACCGGACCGCCGATGCCGCCCCGCGGCAGCAAGGGCAATCCCCTGCCCGACCATGCCGCCAAGGCGGAGCGCGGGGCATGA
- a CDS encoding HEAT repeat domain-containing protein: MGAWQAREDVRALRDRLMAMDAALPADAMAFADALMPWLVNDGWYRDLIGTFCQSLSADALAELPMGMQSGGLMQALALIEAGGAYATLAQLGAERLAVQAGAGQARRLVFDSGFSLVFVVAGTIEVELWRLDRGNGNACLERTCRMGRGALLAQDNRTEQLIIHSAPADALLLNMAVAGPDRSGPTLEFDAHSGQLLRRGTADPAVSRMLLLLPLIPTAGPEGRCELLSRLCRDADPMLRWQAMRYWLAEDARDALPVLTRMADDDADPSVRTAAKATMALIARMTREAAHAG, from the coding sequence ATGGGCGCTTGGCAGGCGCGTGAGGATGTCCGGGCCCTGCGCGACCGGCTGATGGCAATGGATGCAGCCTTGCCAGCTGATGCGATGGCGTTTGCCGATGCATTGATGCCGTGGCTGGTGAACGATGGCTGGTATCGGGATCTGATAGGCACATTTTGTCAGTCCCTTTCGGCCGACGCGCTGGCCGAGTTACCGATGGGGATGCAGTCCGGTGGGCTGATGCAGGCGCTGGCGCTGATCGAGGCAGGGGGCGCGTATGCAACATTGGCGCAGTTGGGCGCCGAACGGCTCGCCGTGCAAGCCGGGGCCGGCCAAGCGCGCCGGCTGGTGTTCGACAGTGGCTTTTCGCTGGTCTTTGTGGTGGCCGGCACAATCGAGGTGGAGCTTTGGCGGCTCGACAGGGGCAACGGCAACGCGTGTTTGGAACGAACTTGCCGGATGGGGCGAGGTGCGCTTTTGGCGCAGGACAACCGCACCGAACAACTCATCATCCACAGCGCGCCCGCCGATGCGCTGCTGTTGAACATGGCAGTCGCAGGGCCGGACAGGAGCGGGCCTACCCTCGAATTTGACGCGCATTCGGGACAACTGCTGCGGCGCGGCACGGCCGATCCGGCGGTGTCGAGAATGCTGTTGCTGCTGCCATTGATCCCGACGGCAGGTCCGGAGGGCCGGTGCGAGTTGCTGTCGCGATTGTGCCGCGACGCTGACCCGATGTTGCGCTGGCAGGCGATGCGCTACTGGCTGGCCGAGGATGCCAGGGATGCCCTGCCAGTGCTGACGAGGATGGCGGATGATGACGCCGATCCATCGGTGCGGACCGCGGCCAAGGCGACAATGGCGCTGATCGCGCGCATGACCAGGGAGGCAGCCCATGCCGGTTGA
- a CDS encoding transposase, with the protein MPVELRHAAGVAAIDLEECSARLDESGCDLSNPDGVARAGELLAGLCANRGFLARLAMDELRQRCAGQQAGNRYGAQVLMLARRPGAWFIRANFWPAADDPVLHASGAEHYFYHVPHDHNFDFVTVGYWGPGYRSNWYERDDTPISGVPGEAAGLRLVEQGQLGEGRVLHYRAHRDVHDQLPPTALSVSLNIVADQPGTVWRDQYLFDTRHNHVSGVPTLSQGEILLGMAVRLGSSEAMELAAHLARSHPSERARWSAWQAMAGVRDEAGRRRLYERATMESSPLVSGMAKLFLDRMDARALHDDSR; encoded by the coding sequence ATGCCGGTTGAGCTGCGCCATGCTGCGGGCGTGGCCGCCATCGATCTGGAGGAATGCAGCGCGCGGCTGGATGAGTCGGGGTGTGACCTGTCCAACCCGGACGGGGTGGCTCGGGCTGGGGAGTTGTTGGCAGGACTGTGCGCCAATCGGGGCTTTCTGGCTCGACTGGCGATGGATGAGTTGCGCCAGCGGTGCGCGGGACAGCAGGCCGGCAACCGTTATGGCGCGCAAGTGCTGATGCTGGCGCGGCGGCCTGGAGCGTGGTTCATCCGGGCCAATTTCTGGCCGGCAGCTGATGATCCGGTGCTGCATGCCAGCGGTGCCGAGCATTATTTCTATCATGTCCCGCATGACCATAATTTCGACTTTGTCACCGTCGGCTATTGGGGGCCGGGCTATCGCAGCAACTGGTATGAGCGGGACGATACCCCGATAAGCGGGGTGCCGGGTGAAGCCGCAGGCCTGCGGCTTGTCGAACAGGGCCAGTTGGGTGAGGGGCGTGTGCTGCATTATCGCGCCCACCGCGATGTCCATGACCAGTTGCCGCCAACCGCCCTGTCAGTCTCGCTCAACATTGTCGCCGATCAGCCGGGAACCGTGTGGCGGGACCAATATCTGTTCGACACGCGGCATAACCATGTCAGTGGGGTGCCGACGCTATCGCAAGGGGAAATATTGCTCGGCATGGCGGTGCGGCTTGGTAGCAGTGAGGCAATGGAACTCGCCGCGCACCTGGCCCGGAGCCATCCCAGCGAGCGGGCACGATGGAGCGCCTGGCAGGCAATGGCAGGGGTGCGTGATGAGGCTGGCCGCCGGCGCCTCTATGAACGGGCCACAATGGAGTCATCCCCGCTTGTCAGCGGCATGGCAAAATTGTTCCTCGACCGCATGGACGCGAGGGCCCTGCATGATGATAGCCGCTGA
- a CDS encoding acyl-CoA synthetase translates to MHPKTIAQSRPDHAAVIDSETGRILTFKEMDEGSNRFANLLRSHGLQAGDVIALMIENCPEYFNLTWGAQRSGLFYVCISTRLTKAEVDYILSDSGAKLFVASGSLAAQASKVEFDGIRYAQNGAIDGFASLEEALAKQPATPIADERAGVDMLYSSGTTGRPKGVKVALPEDPAIDQSNTLMDIARMFGIGENSVYLTPAPMYHAAPLRWSMTAQRLGATVVLMPHFDAEKTLEAIEKFGVTCGQFVPTHFIRMLKLPDDVRAKYDVSSIKLAIHAAAPCPVPVKRAMIEWWGPVINEYYAGSEGNGLTWVTAGQWLERPGTVGKAIHGILHICDEDGNEVPARTEGTIYFEGGTEFEYHNDPGKTAEARNKHGWSTLGDIGWVDEDGFLFLTDRKSFMIISGGVNIYPQEIENHMINHPKVTDVAVIGGPHPEMGEEVIAIVQPKDMADAGDDLAAELVAYCRTALSGVKTPRRIDFREELPRHPTGKLYKRLLRDEYWAKAKEQGQ, encoded by the coding sequence GTGCATCCTAAGACCATTGCCCAAAGCCGCCCCGACCATGCCGCCGTGATCGACAGCGAAACCGGACGCATCCTGACGTTCAAGGAAATGGACGAAGGGTCGAACCGATTTGCCAACCTGCTGCGTTCGCACGGATTGCAGGCGGGGGATGTCATTGCCCTGATGATCGAAAACTGCCCCGAATATTTCAACCTGACCTGGGGTGCGCAACGATCTGGCCTGTTTTATGTCTGTATTTCGACACGGCTTACCAAGGCTGAAGTCGATTATATCCTGTCGGATTCCGGCGCGAAGCTGTTCGTCGCCAGCGGCAGTCTGGCGGCACAAGCCAGCAAGGTCGAGTTCGACGGCATCCGCTATGCCCAGAACGGCGCGATCGACGGTTTTGCCAGCCTTGAAGAGGCGCTGGCCAAGCAGCCCGCGACGCCGATTGCTGACGAGCGCGCCGGGGTCGACATGCTCTATTCCTCCGGCACCACTGGCCGGCCCAAGGGTGTGAAGGTCGCGCTGCCGGAGGATCCGGCCATCGACCAGTCGAATACGCTGATGGACATCGCCCGCATGTTCGGCATTGGCGAAAACAGTGTCTATCTGACCCCGGCGCCCATGTATCATGCCGCGCCGCTTCGCTGGTCGATGACCGCCCAGCGTCTGGGCGCCACCGTCGTGCTGATGCCGCATTTCGACGCGGAAAAGACGCTGGAAGCGATAGAGAAATTTGGCGTCACCTGCGGCCAGTTCGTGCCCACCCACTTCATCCGGATGTTGAAGCTGCCCGATGATGTGCGCGCGAAATATGACGTCAGCAGCATCAAGCTGGCCATTCACGCCGCCGCCCCGTGCCCTGTGCCGGTCAAGCGGGCGATGATCGAATGGTGGGGACCGGTCATCAATGAATATTATGCCGGGTCCGAAGGCAATGGCCTGACCTGGGTGACCGCCGGGCAATGGCTGGAGCGGCCGGGCACGGTCGGCAAGGCGATCCACGGCATCCTCCACATCTGTGATGAAGATGGCAACGAGGTGCCGGCGCGGACCGAAGGCACCATCTATTTCGAGGGTGGCACCGAATTCGAATATCACAATGACCCGGGCAAGACCGCCGAGGCGCGCAACAAGCATGGCTGGTCGACGCTGGGCGACATTGGCTGGGTGGATGAGGACGGGTTCCTGTTCCTGACTGACCGCAAGAGCTTCATGATCATTTCAGGCGGTGTGAACATCTATCCGCAGGAAATCGAAAACCACATGATCAATCACCCGAAGGTGACGGATGTGGCAGTGATCGGCGGACCGCATCCCGAAATGGGTGAAGAGGTGATTGCCATTGTTCAGCCAAAGGATATGGCCGATGCCGGTGACGATCTGGCCGCTGAACTGGTTGCTTATTGCCGGACCGCGCTGTCCGGCGTGAAGACTCCGCGCCGCATCGATTTCCGCGAGGAATTGCCCCGTCACCCGACCGGCAAGCTCTACAAACGACTGTTGCGCGACGAATATTGGGCCAAGGCCAAGGAGCAGGGACAGTGA
- a CDS encoding ATP12 family chaperone protein: MKRFYKAVTHAPAEQGFAILLDGRSIRTPKKEALIVPTAPLAAAIAAEWDAQDEDILPATMPLTGMANAAIDLIAPDIAAFAAPLAAYGETDLLCYRAPEADLAATEAEVWNPILAWAETRHGVEFTLVNGIMHQPQPPATLAALSSALAAYDPFRLAALSPLITIGGSLVVALALVERAFDSEQLWQAVTLDEVWQENRWGADEEALKARANKHVEWQAATRFLALLA; the protein is encoded by the coding sequence ATGAAACGCTTTTACAAGGCGGTGACCCATGCCCCTGCCGAGCAGGGGTTCGCCATATTGCTCGACGGGCGGTCGATCCGCACCCCGAAAAAGGAAGCCTTGATTGTCCCAACCGCCCCGCTGGCTGCGGCCATTGCTGCCGAATGGGACGCGCAGGACGAGGATATCCTGCCCGCCACCATGCCCCTCACCGGCATGGCCAATGCCGCTATCGACCTGATCGCCCCAGACATTGCTGCTTTTGCCGCCCCACTCGCAGCCTATGGCGAAACCGATCTTCTCTGCTATCGGGCCCCGGAGGCCGATCTTGCCGCCACCGAAGCGGAGGTCTGGAACCCGATCCTGGCCTGGGCAGAGACACGGCACGGGGTCGAATTCACGCTGGTCAACGGCATCATGCACCAGCCACAACCACCAGCAACGCTGGCTGCCTTGTCCTCAGCACTGGCCGCGTACGATCCCTTTCGCCTTGCTGCCCTGTCGCCGCTCATCACCATCGGTGGCAGCCTGGTCGTTGCCCTGGCGCTCGTCGAGCGCGCCTTTGACAGCGAACAGCTGTGGCAGGCGGTCACGCTTGACGAAGTCTGGCAGGAAAATCGCTGGGGCGCCGATGAGGAAGCGCTCAAGGCCCGCGCGAACAAGCATGTCGAATGGCAGGCGGCGACGCGTTTCCTTGCCCTGCTTGCCTGA
- a CDS encoding precorrin-2 dehydrogenase/sirohydrochlorin ferrochelatase family protein: MHSLPLFVRLSGRPVILVGEGEAADAKRRLLDRAGARIVGEEDGEAALAVVALDGDAARAAADRLKARGLLVNVVDRPELCDFTTPAIVERGPVIIAIGTGGASAGLAKTLRQRLEALLPAGLGSIAEGLSQLRGEMRRRWPDGGDRRRAIDAALAEGGALDPFADHGKGVVDRWLVEAGEPPAGQLVVVQLASGDPDDLTLRVARLLGRADALWHRGNVPDAILNRARADAERHVADALPPPPASGLAVWLEL; this comes from the coding sequence ATGCACAGCCTGCCGCTGTTTGTCAGGCTGTCAGGCCGGCCGGTTATTCTTGTCGGCGAAGGTGAGGCCGCTGATGCCAAGCGGCGGTTGCTTGACCGGGCCGGCGCCCGCATCGTTGGCGAAGAGGATGGCGAGGCAGCGCTGGCGGTTGTCGCGCTCGACGGTGACGCCGCGCGAGCCGCCGCGGACCGGCTGAAAGCGCGCGGCCTGCTGGTCAATGTCGTCGACCGGCCCGAACTGTGTGATTTTACCACGCCGGCGATTGTGGAACGGGGTCCGGTGATCATCGCCATCGGCACGGGCGGCGCCTCGGCTGGCCTCGCCAAGACGCTGCGCCAGCGGCTGGAGGCCCTGCTGCCAGCCGGCCTTGGTTCCATCGCTGAAGGTTTGAGCCAATTGCGGGGAGAGATGCGGCGGCGCTGGCCCGATGGCGGTGACCGTCGGCGGGCGATTGATGCGGCGCTGGCCGAAGGAGGAGCGCTGGACCCCTTTGCTGACCATGGCAAGGGCGTGGTTGACCGTTGGCTGGTCGAGGCAGGTGAACCACCGGCAGGGCAATTGGTAGTGGTGCAGCTTGCCAGCGGCGACCCTGATGACTTGACCCTGCGCGTGGCCCGCTTGCTGGGCCGTGCCGATGCGCTGTGGCACCGGGGCAATGTGCCTGACGCCATATTGAACCGCGCCCGCGCCGATGCCGAGCGGCATGTCGCCGATGCGCTGCCGCCGCCGCCTGCCAGCGGCCTTGCGGTCTGGCTGGAGCTGTAA
- a CDS encoding response regulator transcription factor — MMIAADGQPPVRLALFEPEPTASAKLACLLRAHGALPVLMPDPAIASRAWQDEAHEAIIANPFRSRADPRTAITLFREMAGCRAFLALTPDDVAEQRIMAMQAGADDAFAVSGDPREMMARLSALLRRRTPSATMLACDELTIDLIRRSVNRAGRNIAMPLREFDLLAWLARSADRVVTRHDLLRAVWRIDFDPGTNRIEVHMSRLRQRIDAGHEHAMLRTVKGSGYALVSRSGARMLQQLGSF; from the coding sequence ATGATGATAGCCGCTGATGGCCAGCCGCCCGTTCGGCTCGCCTTGTTCGAGCCGGAGCCAACCGCGTCGGCCAAGCTGGCCTGCCTGTTGCGTGCCCATGGCGCCCTGCCGGTGCTGATGCCCGACCCGGCGATTGCGTCGCGTGCCTGGCAGGACGAAGCGCATGAGGCGATCATCGCCAATCCGTTTCGCAGCCGTGCCGACCCCCGGACCGCCATCACCCTGTTCCGCGAGATGGCGGGGTGCCGCGCATTCTTGGCGTTGACGCCCGATGATGTTGCCGAACAGCGGATCATGGCGATGCAGGCCGGCGCCGATGATGCCTTTGCCGTCAGCGGAGACCCCCGGGAGATGATGGCCCGGCTGTCGGCGCTGTTGCGACGACGGACGCCGTCCGCAACCATGCTCGCCTGTGATGAGTTGACTATCGACCTGATCCGCCGTTCGGTGAATCGTGCCGGTCGGAACATTGCCATGCCCCTGCGCGAATTTGACCTGCTCGCCTGGCTGGCGCGCTCGGCCGACCGGGTCGTCACCCGGCATGACTTGTTGCGGGCAGTGTGGCGGATTGACTTCGATCCCGGCACCAACCGGATTGAAGTGCATATGTCACGCCTGCGCCAGCGGATCGACGCCGGGCACGAGCATGCCATGCTGCGCACGGTCAAGGGCAGCGGTTATGCGCTGGTCAGCCGGTCGGGAGCCCGGATGCTTCAACAATTGGGCAGTTTTTGA
- the lysA gene encoding diaminopimelate decarboxylase gives MDHFNLIDGELHCENVSLRTIADAVGTPVYVYSRATLERHADAFKAGVAQAGDVHVAFAIKANPNLAVLNVLAKRGLGADVVSEGEMVRALAAGVPPEEIVFSGVGKSKREMVAALDAGIGQFNIESEIEGAELSAIAVARGQKAVCTLRINPDVDARTHAKISTGKSENKFGVPISDALAIYGRLAALPGLKLRGVALHIGSQLLTLDPLEAAFDKVGVLVQELRAAGHEVTHVDLGGGLGVKYKAADDPRMPEEYGAMVARITGNWGVTLMFEPGRVIAANAGVLVTEVIRVKPGVENPFVIVDAAMNDLARPALYDAWHDFEAVQPSGERMVANVVGPVCETGDTFAMARDIDVVAAGDLAIFRSAGAYGATMASFYNSRAMVPEVMVDGDQWAIVADRIPAAATVAAERVPDFLND, from the coding sequence ATGGATCATTTCAATCTGATCGACGGCGAATTGCACTGCGAGAATGTGTCGCTGCGCACCATCGCCGATGCCGTCGGAACACCTGTCTATGTCTATTCGCGCGCGACGCTGGAACGCCATGCCGATGCGTTCAAGGCAGGCGTTGCCCAGGCCGGTGACGTGCACGTCGCCTTTGCGATCAAGGCCAATCCCAACCTGGCCGTGCTCAACGTTCTTGCCAAACGCGGGCTGGGCGCTGACGTAGTATCCGAGGGTGAGATGGTGCGCGCCCTGGCGGCGGGTGTGCCGCCGGAAGAGATTGTCTTTTCAGGTGTTGGCAAGTCCAAGCGTGAAATGGTTGCAGCCCTGGACGCGGGGATCGGCCAGTTCAACATCGAGTCCGAAATCGAGGGCGCGGAGTTGTCGGCGATTGCCGTCGCGCGCGGACAGAAAGCGGTCTGCACCCTGCGCATCAATCCTGATGTCGATGCCCGCACCCATGCCAAGATTTCAACCGGCAAATCGGAGAATAAATTCGGCGTGCCGATCAGCGATGCACTGGCGATTTATGGCCGTCTCGCGGCATTGCCGGGCCTCAAGTTGCGCGGCGTGGCGCTGCACATTGGCAGCCAGTTGCTGACACTGGACCCGCTTGAGGCGGCGTTCGACAAGGTCGGTGTGCTGGTCCAGGAATTGCGCGCCGCCGGTCATGAGGTGACCCATGTGGACCTCGGCGGTGGGTTGGGTGTCAAGTACAAGGCGGCTGACGACCCCCGAATGCCTGAGGAATATGGCGCGATGGTCGCCCGCATCACTGGCAACTGGGGCGTGACGCTGATGTTCGAACCGGGTCGGGTGATCGCCGCCAATGCCGGCGTGCTGGTGACCGAGGTGATCCGGGTCAAGCCGGGCGTGGAAAATCCGTTCGTCATTGTTGATGCCGCGATGAATGATCTGGCGCGGCCCGCGTTGTATGACGCCTGGCACGATTTTGAGGCTGTGCAGCCGTCGGGCGAGCGGATGGTTGCCAATGTCGTCGGTCCGGTCTGCGAGACAGGCGATACCTTTGCCATGGCGCGGGATATTGATGTGGTGGCTGCCGGTGACCTTGCCATCTTCAGGTCCGCCGGCGCCTATGGGGCGACCATGGCGAGTTTCTATAACAGCCGGGCGATGGTGCCCGAGGTGATGGTCGATGGTGACCAGTGGGCGATTGTCGCCGACCGGATTCCGGCCGCAGCAACGGTAGCGGCCGAACGTGTGCCGGACTTCCTCAATGACTGA
- a CDS encoding FMN-binding negative transcriptional regulator: MHPNRAFHWEDRDAMRRLVADIGFGTLFAATPDGPRAVHLPVVIDGNVLSFHLARGNALTRHLHGTPALFSLLGPDAYVSPDWYGIGPDQVPTWNYLAVELEGPVRRLDEADMLAQVDALADQHERRIMDKQPWTRDKADPAYVRKLLAGITGFALDITAWRGTMKLAQNKPVEARLAVADALEGEGRRSMAHLMRSLVLSEDKA, from the coding sequence ATGCACCCGAACCGGGCATTCCACTGGGAAGACCGCGACGCCATGCGCCGGCTGGTCGCCGACATCGGCTTTGGCACGCTGTTCGCTGCGACACCGGATGGACCGCGCGCAGTGCACCTTCCCGTGGTAATCGACGGTAATGTGCTCAGCTTTCATCTGGCACGCGGCAATGCACTGACCCGGCATCTCCATGGCACGCCCGCCCTGTTCAGCCTGCTTGGACCGGATGCCTATGTCAGCCCGGACTGGTATGGCATCGGGCCTGACCAGGTACCGACTTGGAACTATCTGGCAGTCGAGCTGGAGGGTCCGGTCCGGCGGCTCGATGAAGCCGACATGCTCGCACAGGTCGATGCGCTGGCGGACCAGCATGAACGGCGGATCATGGACAAGCAGCCGTGGACGCGGGACAAGGCGGACCCGGCCTATGTCCGAAAGCTGCTGGCAGGCATCACGGGCTTCGCGCTCGACATCACCGCCTGGCGCGGCACCATGAAGCTTGCCCAGAACAAGCCGGTGGAGGCCCGGCTCGCCGTCGCTGACGCACTGGAAGGCGAAGGCCGCCGGTCGATGGCCCATTTGATGCGCAGTCTGGTGCTCAGCGAGGACAAGGCATGA
- a CDS encoding PaaI family thioesterase, with amino-acid sequence MNKPAVTLPPYADLLGATIVESSPDDAPVLRMEFNPGLSGRPGYLHGGAIAGLLEMAAHAALTASLIASGQEPRFKPIGITIDYVRGGKEQPTFARGRVTRVGKRVATVVVEAWQEEGGPHIAAARLHMLMVD; translated from the coding sequence ATGAACAAACCGGCTGTCACCTTGCCGCCCTATGCCGACCTGCTCGGCGCGACCATTGTCGAAAGCTCGCCCGACGATGCGCCGGTGCTGCGCATGGAGTTCAATCCCGGTCTTTCAGGCCGCCCCGGCTATCTGCATGGCGGTGCCATTGCCGGCCTGCTGGAGATGGCTGCCCATGCAGCCCTCACCGCCTCACTCATTGCGTCCGGTCAGGAGCCCCGCTTCAAGCCGATCGGCATCACCATAGATTATGTGCGCGGAGGCAAGGAACAGCCGACCTTTGCCCGTGGCCGGGTCACCCGCGTCGGCAAGCGGGTCGCGACTGTGGTGGTCGAGGCATGGCAGGAGGAAGGCGGACCCCATATCGCCGCCGCGCGTCTCCACATGCTCATGGTCGACTAG
- a CDS encoding crotonase/enoyl-CoA hydratase family protein, with protein sequence MSAIQWTDGNQRVSISMEDGIADVRMIRTDKMNALDPHMFAGLAAAIEYLGSLPGLRVVVLSGEGRAFCAGLDMESMASGGSDPSRKLTDRSHGIANHPQHVCWGWRELPVPVIAAAHGVALGGGFQVLSGADIRFVHPDTKLAILELKWGLVPDMAGLPLWRGIVRDDVLRELSYTARIFTGEEGKALGFVTHVSADPLAEAMALAREIAGKNPDAIRGMKRLANVAQFESAEALLMAESVEQDAIIRTPNQREAVMSVFEKRTPVYVDPVPLKQ encoded by the coding sequence GTGAGTGCGATCCAATGGACTGACGGTAATCAGCGAGTCTCCATCAGTATGGAGGATGGCATTGCCGATGTGCGGATGATCCGCACCGACAAGATGAACGCGCTTGATCCGCACATGTTTGCCGGGCTGGCGGCAGCCATCGAGTATCTCGGCAGTCTGCCGGGATTGCGCGTGGTTGTCCTGTCCGGCGAGGGCAGGGCCTTTTGCGCGGGCCTGGACATGGAAAGCATGGCCAGTGGCGGATCCGACCCGTCGCGCAAGTTGACCGACCGCAGCCATGGCATTGCCAACCATCCGCAGCATGTGTGCTGGGGCTGGCGCGAATTGCCGGTGCCGGTGATAGCCGCCGCCCATGGTGTGGCGCTGGGTGGCGGGTTTCAGGTGCTAAGCGGGGCCGACATCCGTTTTGTCCACCCCGACACCAAATTGGCGATCCTCGAATTGAAATGGGGTCTGGTGCCCGACATGGCCGGCCTGCCGCTGTGGCGCGGCATTGTTCGTGACGATGTGCTGCGCGAACTCAGCTATACCGCCCGCATCTTCACCGGCGAAGAGGGCAAGGCCCTTGGCTTTGTGACGCATGTGTCGGCTGATCCGCTGGCTGAAGCCATGGCTTTGGCGCGGGAGATTGCCGGCAAGAATCCTGATGCCATTCGGGGCATGAAGCGGCTGGCCAATGTTGCGCAATTCGAGAGCGCCGAAGCCTTGTTGATGGCCGAAAGTGTCGAGCAGGATGCCATCATCCGCACGCCCAATCAGCGTGAGGCGGTGATGTCGGTGTTCGAAAAGCGTACGCCTGTCTATGTCGATCCGGTTCCGCTGAAGCAATAA